A single Vigna radiata var. radiata cultivar VC1973A chromosome 8, Vradiata_ver6, whole genome shotgun sequence DNA region contains:
- the LOC106770195 gene encoding uncharacterized protein LOC106770195, protein MPENKVFPWVEKYGGTSDPVKPLRSFVDAMAVYSSDELVWCRVFSLSLRDEALDWFHSLPPRSIDGFVTLRQLFSQQYASNRSRGLTYTALVRMKQGREESLKGFMERFNRTARQVRNVDQRLIVSALTTALTPGPFVDYLYEEEPQSMGELQHKLAGFIRIEEGRSYRSD, encoded by the coding sequence ATGCCGGAAAATAAGGTTTTCCCATGGGTTGAGAAGTATGGAGGTACGTCGGATCCGGTGAAGCCCCTACGATCGTTCGTAGATGCTATGGCAGTCTATTCATCCGACGAGCTGGTCTGGTGCAGGGTCTTCTCTTTATCCTTAAGGGATGAAGCTTTGGATTGGTTTCATTCATTGCCACCGCGGAGCATTGATGGATTTGTTACTTTGAGGCAGTTGTTTAGCCAGCAGTATGCTTCAAACCGTTCGCGAGGCTTGACTTATACAGCCCTTGTCAGGATGAAGCAAGGGCGTGAAGAGTCATTGAAAGGGTTCATGGAACGCTTCAACCGAACCGCTCGGCAAGTGAGGAACGTAGACCAACGACTGATAGTAAGTGCGCTCACGACAGCGTTGACACCAGGACCCTTTGTGGATTATCTGTACGAGGAGgaaccccagtccatgggtgaACTGCAGCATAAGTTGGCTGGGTTTATACGAATAGAGGAGGGGAGGTCGTACCGCAGTGACTAG
- the LOC106771687 gene encoding uncharacterized protein LOC106771687 encodes MIVEGRSIMENLRRACVEEKKTRDQLVADLEGLKRENLEQKEIVVALIEETDTMRWTVAKDQKLKEEMGEAIILEHTRGFKKALRQVSHLLNVSTDGVKFDPRKDVYQGQLVPLGDIPAGTFLDDEPAEMGNECGIIIVAAVSGEMGKENPATPSTTDVVIVNIS; translated from the coding sequence ATGATAGTTGAGGGTCGCTCGATAATGGAAAATCTGCGAAGAGCCTGtgttgaagagaagaagacTCGGGATCAACTTGTCGCTGACCTGGAGGGCTTGAAGAGAGAGAATCTCGAGCAGAAAGAAATCGTAGTTGCGCTAATAGAAGAGACGGACACCATGCGTTGGACTGTTGCCAAGGACCAAAAGTTGAAAGAGGAGATGGGAGAAGCTATCATCCTAGAGCATACCCGGGGTTTCAAGAAGGCCCTGAGACAGGTGTCTCATCTTCTTAACGTATCCACCGACGGGGTCAAGTTTGATCCAAGGAAAGACGTTTACCAGGGTCAGCTGGTGCCGTTAGGGGATATTCCTGCAGGTACCTTTCTTGATGATGAGCCCGCCGAAATGGGGAATGAATGTGGGATTATCATAGTGGCAGCTGTTTCTGGTGAAATGGGAAAGGAAAATCCTGCAACTCCTTCTACCACTGATGTCGTCATAGTGAATATTAGCTAG